The Oncorhynchus tshawytscha isolate Ot180627B linkage group LG02, Otsh_v2.0, whole genome shotgun sequence genome contains the following window.
AAGTaaagggacttttgtcagagttTGCTTGTTATGAGCACgaagggaactttatgcactttgccagatgattctgcatctttgttgcattcacatatgatttggcacagtatttgcaaaatgtacacagattttccttctacattagctgcagtgaaatgtctccacacatcagatagtgcccgtggaaCTTTCCTGTAAAgattgagatttttttttgtaaaaaaaacaaatacaattccatgtacagataaatagttaagcagttagattaaacagctcctttgtaagataaatgtttatgAATTGCAAGCTAAAACTCACATTGTAACAAACTAAATAGCAggaattgttaacaagttagaaagaATTTAAACACATGTTGCTGTAGgttactatttactagttaacaaaaaatgtcATAAAATATTTTCACCCCATCCAGTATTGtgatcaaaacttaccagaaaacATGTAGTCCTTGGTTCAGACAGTGTAgttgtgggctcaatagcatctcattagtgtgcactgcacatgtgacggaagagtgcactgcacatgtgacggaagagtgcactgcacatgtgacggaagagtgcactgcacatgtgacggaagagtgcactgcacatgtgacggaagagtgcactgcacatgtgacggaagagtgcactgcacatgtgacggaagagtgcactgcacatgtgacggaagagtgcactgcacatgtgacggaagagtgcactgcacatgtgacggaagagtgcactgcacatgtgacggaagagtgcactgcacatgtgacggaagagtgcactgcacatgtgacggaagagtgcactgcacatgtgacggaggagtgcactgcacatgtgacggaggagtgcactgcacatgtgacggaggagtgcactgcacatgtaaCGGaggagtgcactgcacatgtaaCGGaggagtgcactgcacatgtaaCGGaggagtgcactgcacatgtaaCAGAGGAGTGCACTGCACATgcgagggttgcaattccattgaattcaGGATAGTTtcaccaaaatatgccacaagatcTAGAATtgcctttttttgtgggatacacaaggttcactgttataagataactttttttaatgaatttaagcaaaattccaaaTTCCTAGGCTTAACTACCCATGGAAAATTTCCAGAAATTTCCCAGAAAGGTTCTGGCCCTTTGCAACCCTAACCTGAACCTTAGCCCTGTGGCAGCCAGGCTGTTTGTGTAGCTTTACCACCAGTCATCATTTTGTCCTTGGCACCAGGGTGGGTGGTGACTGTGCTGCCGTAGGCAATACCGTGTGCCAGGAGCGCCGTGGGACCTGAGGTGAGGAGGGAACAGGAGTTAGACCAATATCTTTCTCTGTATTCAATTCAAACTCTTCAAAACAGACATGGCACTCACTGGACAACAAAAGGTGTCAAATTATTCCTTCTCAAAAACCCAGAGGTGTCACAATCAATACACCTCAACTTTTGTTTGCATGTTACATTGAGGTGACATCCCAACTAAAAGCCAGACTCATTAATAGACATCACACTACCATAAAATAGGATCTAAAATTAACCACATAGCGTATACAGTTTCAATCCACCTCTGCACACCATATTTAGAGGAAGGGAGAAAACAGAGACTAAAAATAATGGAGTTTGTGTCTGCTGCATTAACATTGGCAATGTCCTAGCACTGCAGTAAGCTCATCCTCCGACTTAATAAATAGAAAGCTATTGATCATGGTCCTTGGCTGCCTTCCCATGCAGTCTAAAGAATAGACTCCTCTCTGGCAGGCAGAGCAGGTGCCTGCCAGTTAAGTAGAGCCCAGCTCCTCCCGTTACATGCCTGCCTCCGCTCTGTCCCGAGGACACCAGGCTGGACAAACGGCCGTCTCCAGAGAGAGTGCCTGGCCAGGGCTGGGACAGCAGGAGGCAGTGCATCCCTCTCTCAGATGACGATGAAGATTATTATGCACAAACTTAGTCTTCCACAAAACTGATTTTGTTTAGAAAGAGGAGTATGAAATGGGAGACCCGAGGGTCTATGACATTACCTGCTATACATGGAGTAATTGAGTCAAGCACTTTTCACACTAGAAATAGAAAGCATTATTTTCACTTAAGCAGAGCACAATGTGACACTGCTGCTGGTCATCCATTTGGCAGGTTCATTATATATTCCTGTGGGAACAGATGTTTTCTAGGATGCCCTTTACTCTGCTCTGACAACATCCTTTCAGTGCCCTTCATCAGCACAGGCAGGCAGAAAATCTCAGAGGTAGTGGGCTTTGTCAGTGGCACTAATATCTCGTTCTATCATAATCTCATTGTGTATTGATTTCCTGCTTACTAATAATGGAAAGGTGACAGCCTTATACTACACTCCCTGTCTGACAGAAATCACTGGTTACATATTTAACTCAAGATTAAATCTAAGCAATCTTGCCCCAGCTGTGGTCATTGGCACAGATACATCATGGAGTGTGTGAGCCATAATCTAGAGGTGGATTTGTACATTCTCGCAGAAGGAACAGTACCTGCACAGATGGCAGCGATCAGCCCTTTCCTGTCCTCCTGGTCCTTCAACACCTCTTTCACAGCAGGCGACTACAAGAGAACATGGAGGCCACATACAGAGAGTTGAGTCACTCTACACTCATACAGAATGTGTGTTATAACACTGACTTTTCAGTAAATGGACAGTCTAATATTGAGGGCAATAGATGAGTCAATGTTTCCAGCAAGACTGAAAATCAATTTAAAGTTATTGTGAAACAACTTTCAGAGCTTGTAGTTGTAAGGGCTAAAACCATAACATTAATTAAGCATCATATAGTCACTGTATATTTACTTGTTTTTATAAACAAGAATAATCTCAAGAGCATACCaattaaattatatttaaaatGTAGGAAAAATAGTtcctaaaaatatatttattgttTTTCAACCAAAACATGAACAAGACACAAATGTTACAGTATCTACCTGCAACATTATATTGCCAATGCCAGGGACACACAGGAGAGATTAATCTGCAGCTAAAAGTTTTTGCACTGAATGCCAAACATTAACGGCATCCCTACCTCTGACAGGTGCTGGGCACCGAGAGCTCCCCCTGGCAGAAAAACCACATCATACGGACCCTGCATCAAAAGATACAAGGTCACGGATAACACATTTATAGTACCAATTGCCGATGCATCAACCTTGTACATTAAATCAATGAATAAAGTTTTAAAGTGGGAAAACATTTGATTCAGAATGCATTGTAAACGTTGTGCAGTCAGAGAACAGCATGCTGTGTAGACTAATATGACTGCAGGGTCTGGAGGCAGGACCTGACCTGCTTGCGGGCATCCTCCAGGCTGGCATCAGGAACAAGGTAGACATCTCTGCTGCACTGCACTGGCTCTTTGCCCGTCAACCCTGCCAACATCACAGCAATCTGCAGGATGTGGACACAAACAAAAGCACAACTACTTCAATGACCATCAGCAGACATTGCCCCTTAACCATAAATTCCCAATAATCAAAAGGAGTATGGGACTTTTCCTATCCTACAGTAGTTACACAGCAGTCACCGTTGACATTTGCAGTGGCCTTTTACTCACCTTACATGTTTTGAATGTGCCaacacactagctagctagctaacacaatgACAACACATTAGCTAACTAACCATGGATACAACTGCCGTTGTTCATCATGTCTGTTATATTTGGCCAGCTAAGGTAGATAATAGTTAAGTACAACATAAAGTTAGCTTGCTAGACTTGTTATAGCGGTGTTCTAGCAAGgtaggtaacgttagctacttAGTGCAACAAATAAGGAGATATGTATGTGTGTCGAACTTGGACTGCAGCTTCAACTTGACTGTGGCTAGGTAAATAAAATATCTGCTAAAATACTAGCTAACTAAAATGCAGCTTTTAGCAAGCTAaattgagccagccagctaacgttagcacaATCTCAACTTAACTATATCAGTGTTTAGTGTGCGCAACCCATTTAGCTAACTTGATAAGTTTACTAACCCCAGCTCTGCGCATTACGTCCACAGGTATAACTGTTTCCATCTCTTCTGCACCTTTAGAGAGGATTACTAATGCCTTTTTCCCTGCCATTCTTGAGAGAGTGGGTGTGTGACTGTCAGCAACAGGAAATCAACTGTTTGTGAGAGGACTTTTATCTTGGCAGGAACACTCATACACGTAAATTACAGCTACGGATTCGCTGAGGTGACAAACAATACGCTTGGATGAATTTATCAAAGAATATCACAGAATTTATTAGACCATTTCTATACACCGTAGCATATTTATAGTCCTACGTAATTTATTATGCGGAGTGTACGATAATACATTTTCATTTATATATGATGCAACATAATTCACTTTAAAATGCAACATATCTGCACTGGTAGGTTCAAGTACATCCACCAGGGGGAGGCATTCACCCATAAATTGTCAATAAAACTACTGTAAATATAGGTGTTTATAAAACAAGCCTTCAATTTCGAGCATTTGTTTGCCCAAACATAAATGCGATTGAGGTTTATATTATTCAATACATTATTTAAAACCCTAATGTTTATTATACAGTGGTTAAAAGATCTGAAAGAAAACTAGTTCAAACTAATATGTGATTTTCTCAAGATTTTCTGAAATGAGGAAATGAAGGTAACTAAAAACTTGAAGCTCTGTCTAAGAACTTCTGCATCAAATCCCTTTCAATTGAAGAAGACATCTCTTAAGGCACCTCAGGGAATTATATTCCAGTGTAAATCCCAGATTTAATGTCTGGGGCTTTAGTGTGCCGACACTCTTCCCAGTTTAATGTGCAACTGTGCATTCTGCCGCAGAGATTCACTTTCACATTTGTGCGAAGAACAAGATCCCAGTGAAACAGCAGATTAGGCAAAGTGTAGGGGGTGCTGGCGGATTTTTTTTGTTGCGTGCCTTTGAGCCAATCCAAAAGGCACCGGTGATTACCGACAAATGCAGCTGGGATCAACTGAGCCAGACCCACAGTGGTACACCAGCTCATTTGCCTAAAACATGGATTTATTTATCCATTTACTCATTTCTTTACAGAAGGAGCTCATGGTATGTTTATGATCAAACTCAGGAAACGCCTGTTAGTGATTTGCAAACCAGGTAACCTGGTAAGAAAGTGGATTAGGCTGATACACTGACAATGCAAATTCAGTCTCTGAGCCATCTGTGCAAGGCCACAACTACTCAAATATTGCAGAGCAGACACATCTTTCCTGAATTGTATAACTTTATGAAGTAATCCTTTGTTGTTTAATAGAGAGATATTTTGCCAAATAtaagaaggccagcattccgggAGTCaatctcttcactgttgacgttgagactggtgttttgcgagtactatttaatgaagctgccagatgAGGAagtgaggagtctgtttctcaaactagacgctctaatgtacttgtcctcttgctcagttgtgcaccggggcttcccactcctctttctattctggttagagccagtttgcgctgttctgtgaagggagtagtaaacagcgttgtaccagatcttcagtttcttggcaatttctcgcatggaatagccttcatttctcagaacaagaatagactgatgaatttcagaagaaaggtatttgtttctagccattttgagcctgaattcaaacccacaaatgctgatactccagatactcaattagtctaaagaacgtgccattggaacacaggag
Protein-coding sequences here:
- the park7 gene encoding Parkinson disease protein 7 homolog, with translation MAGKKALVILSKGAEEMETVIPVDVMRRAGIAVMLAGLTGKEPVQCSRDVYLVPDASLEDARKQGPYDVVFLPGGALGAQHLSESPAVKEVLKDQEDRKGLIAAICAGPTALLAHGIAYGSTVTTHPGAKDKMMTGGHYKYSEARVQKDGHLITSRGPGTSFEFALAIVEELMGAEVAATVKAPLVLKD